In Rutidosis leptorrhynchoides isolate AG116_Rl617_1_P2 chromosome 2, CSIRO_AGI_Rlap_v1, whole genome shotgun sequence, one genomic interval encodes:
- the LOC139888900 gene encoding uncharacterized protein: protein MVTTKLGVPIKLSWLNRLQEFSGTEGPIGLTRWFEKLESIFHVSRARDEDKVNFASCTLKDSALTWWNNLVNSSGNNVAYNLTWDAFKERMITCYCPRGELKKLEIELKNLKMKGIDIDAYDQRFFKLTLLCPNTYPTKDLKIEAYIDGLSDQIETGVEASEPQTIKVAIAMAHKLNDKVLRRGKKTASDASDEVVKKADDGKRKWDKNRNQNQNQQKRQNTSSSNNHSQRICPRCYKAHDGYCSVTCNRCSKQGHIAKDCKVIMPNVTPPVTGGGNGNGNGKCKNGGTQKVCYECGKPGHFRDTCPDKKKTTENARGRAFNINSRDA from the coding sequence ATGGTAACAACCAAGCTGGGTGTTCCCATAAAACTTTCATGGCTAAACCGATtgcaggaattcagtggtactgagggaccAATCGGTCTCACTCgctggttcgaaaagttggaatctatCTTTCATGTTAGCAGGGCCCGTGATGAGGACAAAGTTAATTTTGCCAGTTGCACTCTAAAGGACagtgccctaacctggtggaacaatcTTGTTAACAGTTCTGGAAATAATGTTGCTTATAATCTTACCTGGGATGcattcaaggaaagaatgatcacctgcTACTGTCCTAGGGGTGAGCTCAAGAAGTTAGAAATTGAGTTAAAGAATTTAAAAATGAAAGGCATCGACATTGATGCCTATGATCAAAGATTCTTTAAGTTAACTCTACTGTGTCCGAATACTTATCCTACTAAAGACCTCAAAATTGAGGCGTATATTGATGGGTTGTCTGATCAGATTGAGACCGGGGTTGAAGCTAGTGAGCCCCAAACTATTAAAGTTGCCATAGCTATGgcacataagttgaatgataaggtGTTGAGAAGGGGAAAGAAAACTGCATCGGATGCTAGTGATGAGGTGGTTAAGAAAGctgatgatggtaagaggaagtgggaTAAAAACCGCAACCAAAACCAGAATCAGCAGAAGAGACAGAATACTTCCAGTTCCAACAATCATAGTCAACGTATTTGTCCGAgatgttacaaggctcatgatggttattgtTCGGTTACGTGTAATCGGTGTTCAAAGCAAGGACACATCGCTAAAGATTGTAAGGTAATTATGCCAAATGTTACACCTCCTGTTAcgggtggtggtaatggtaatggtaatggtaagtgTAAAAATGGTGGTACTCAgaaggtttgttatgagtgtggtaaGCCTGGACACTTTCGTGATACATGTCCTGATAAGAAGAAAACAACTGAGAACGCGCGTGGAAGAGCGTTCAATATTAATTCTAGGGATGCATAA